The window CACCTTTTAAACCTTAGAGACCCCTCAAACAAATACTTCTATCAGACAGAAAAAGATCCCGCGCCTATGAAGCTCCTCAGTTAGCAACGAGCAGATGCTGGTACTGTCCAGCAGTGGGATAGGGCCAGTTGTTGTCTATCAGTTTCCCATTGTCCTGGGGAGTAGTGGGAGCTGACGGTGGTGCTCCTACCTGTCCGTTGTTGGGATAATATGGTCCCAAAGGTGTTGAGTGCTCGAACGGCAACTTGCCGGGATAAACGTCGGGACTCAAAAATTGATTGGAAGACTCAAACACGGATCTAGGGGGAAATTGCGGGGGATAGTGACCGTGCGGGAAATAATATGTGGATGGGTCTGGGGATAGTGCGCGACCTGCTGGGGAGTGGTGCGGGGCCTGTTGATGGAGTTGTTGTTGCATTGCTCTTTGCTTGATGTAGTTTGAGAATTCGGTGGGAgacattctgaaaaaaaaaatgcgtTAATTAGAAAtggaatattaaataattaaaatacaaaaCTCATGTTTATATCAAGTGTTTCTCGTTCTAGTGAATTTcactttttttgaaattttttttgataTATGTTTTTACAACCATTCACACCCATACAACCAAGTCTTTATCTTTACTTGCAACATGTAATTTTGTAACAAAATCTTTCTTTCTAAATTTCCTTTGTGAAATCAAGAATCCCAACATTGCTGGTCATGTTGTCTCTTCTGATACTGAGTATGTttgttaaaaactaaaaattgacttacctattagctcttttgctgcttgttttcaACTTAGTGCTACCAAATTTCGTTTGAGCAAAGGTAGCCGTAGTAAAGGTTAAGGGTGTAGTCGTTCTGGGTATGAATGCAGGCACAGGAGATGGCGAGCCTTTGTAAGAGGTGTTCAAAGTTGGTGATGGCGCTAAGGAAGGTGACGACAAGTGATTGATTTGGTTATTGGGCGGTGCTTGGTTTCCGTTATGCTAAAAAATAAAGTATTATGTAATTTATTGTTTACTAAGTGAAACCGTTTTACATATCCAAATATAGAGTTATCCGAATATCCAAAATTACAACGGTACAACAATAAAATCAATGAATGGCAGATacacattataaattaaattttcaaataatttgtagaaaataaaatagaatggGAGTGCCAGAATAAAACCGTACCTCTAAAGCAGGATGGGAGGAAGGCAGTCAGAGCCAAGACTTTTATTAGTATTCAATACCACAACTTTCTCATACATTTGGAAAAATTGTATACAAAAAGTGGAAATATTTACTGAATCATGTAAGTACTCTTCAGTGCATCGTAATCACTGAGACAATAAACAGAAGAAAAACATTGGACAAACAAGTTGACAATATCACAAGTGAAAGAGATAAACCTGCAACGCTTTTTATAGACATATTGAATTGGACATTTTCCACAGGAGTCTAGTTTTTTACTGGAATTACTTCGGAATGTACCTTgtacataatacatgcggcacaaaacagagaaacctatcgtttgatggttgcaaaccttcggtagaagacggcacataaagaagaatgtACCTTGTATCAATAATTACGATATACGAGCAATATCCCTCGAGTCATAGGcgaaaatatgggcgcaaaaagGCAAAAAATTTCGATTTTTGTCAGATTTTGTCAAATAAAGATTAATCATAAGATTTGCGACTGCGCTATTTCGTGATTATTGATACAAGGTACATCCTgtagtgattccagcaaaaaatatactcttatgaaaaatgtccattatggACTACTTTTCGAGAGGTCCTGCATGAACTGACCTGGTAATGAAAGATTATGTTATAGAAAGATATAGGCCTCGGGAAAAATAAAAGGTACTGGAGAAAAAGAGAATTCTCTTGGAAAGTACTGACATGTTCTAAAAGTAAGGACTGTTTTGAATTTGGACTTAATGAGTTGACAGAATTCTTGAACACAGAAATTGATAagttaaaaaatttttgaaatgaaACTGCCAGAGTTGATTTCGTAACAGAGATGATAAagggaaaataaaatattattatttaaaaagataaatttTACTGAAAGTGTTTTGAACAGAGAAAGACCAACCTACATTATTTCTATTATACCTTTAAACTTTTACGAACTTAAGAAATAGTAGACGTAAAACAATACACTGCCaataatgataaaataaaatctcaTTTGATATATTACCTGTGAAATCGGTATTTGTTGGTGTAGTTGAGCTCCCACAGCGTTGTTTTGCGGAGGATTGGCCGTGAACGGAGTAAGCGTTTTGGGAGAAATGCTCAAGTTATTCATGCTTGATGTGACGCACTCGATGGGTCTGAAGCATTGAGCTTCGGGGTTGAAAGTTTTGGTGACTTCTCGGTCTGCGGAATGCTCGTCTTGTGGGTCACCTTTATCGCTAAATAGGATTTTAACAGCTCCCTTTTCGCCAATGCGGTAGCTAACCTAAAGAGAGATATATAAGAATATTATATAAAGACATGAGCGGAAACATGAAAAAATTTTGTACTATTGGAATCAGATCATTGTAATAAAAGGCCACTCATGATATTTGCAAGAGACGTAAAATCGGccgttttgtttatttaaaaatatctagatACCCAAGTTTAATCAGAACAGAAAAAATATCGTATTTCAGATATTTGTCAAAGTTTATTTAAGTGGAACCAGAAACACGAGAGCACAAAGGTGTAGACACTTCAAGGAAAATTTATGGGGCCAGATATTCGTTTCGAGACAGACTGACAGTTCGTCTCCTAAAAGGGAGTGAATTTTTTACTTCCTGTAAATTAGGTACATGAATGTCGACAGCATATTACAAAAGGATTATGCTTCGCCATATATTGCATCTAAAGAGGGCTTAATACGAAGCAACCTATTCGATTTTTggttaacatttatttttgagGTTTTTTTCGGCACTCCATTGAATTATTCATTAATCTTAGAAGTAATTTAATGTTAATTTGGTggaatttttacaataatttagtCCTAGGGCTGCCCATACCTCTCTTTTGTATTTAGCAGGGATTGTAATTGTAACTAATCCTGATAATTCTTGGGGCATCTAGACGGAAAATAGATTGAAGGTTTACAGATTGATAGAATACTATGAactgtagcatttttaaaattctctggtatatattgaaatcccctcctATTTGCTAAAGCATCGAAGAATAATTTCAGTTCCTatcgtacaagttaaaataccGAAAAATAATCTTTCGATCCCTTAGCGTCGCCAAGTAATATAGACACGTTTTAAAAAGTTTGTTTATGTAAAACATATGTGTATTTCCTTTTTATCCTTTGATCGAAACCGCTTTCAGATAATTTTCGTCGTCAAAATAACGAAACATTCCATGTTTGTTTATACTAAGTTAGgaagcgaatgatttttaaaaatcgcatcactctcgctgaggcgtggtCAAGAGCGGTAGGCTTCAGCGTTTAGTCCGAATTTTCTTCAGATTCGTAAacgtttttttattgtttctgttATGGAAATCTAGTGTTTTGTAAAGTTAATTCAGTTCATTCAGTTCAATGTGTGGTTGCAGTCTAAGTGAAATTTTGAAGATACTATATGATCCTATTGTGTTCAGCCGTACCTGTTCCAGTCTTTTAAGGAGACGAATTTTgcaaggtttgtgttccagtgctAGCTTCCACCTTTATTTTCTTGTCCCTGGTCATCGTTCCAGGTTATAGATGGAGTTTTGTTCGTGTTTCAGAGATTCCCAgccattgttgagtttttaagaagtccagtttACAACTCTTACAagtgtttctctttgttattttattgctagtaagtacccctttgtttcattttttgtagttgccccaatccaacccccttgccattcacttatccacgacccagctaattcaaataaaccctgagtgccgttcgcataagtttcgtttattttgcttgacctatctccaccccaatagtttctgtccccaactgTCAGCCCCCATAGCAacaccctatgtggtaggcaaaatattacgttacaGAACAAAATAGAACACGTGAGAAAGCAGCAAGTAAAATTGTAGAAAATTAGTATTTTTGGAAAAAGGATTCTAATATCTGTTATAGACACAGTAAAAGAGTACATTTTGTGTAAACTTCTGGCTCTGGTCTAGTTTTAGGATTTTTAGGTCGTGCAAGAGTTTCTAAAATGAGTTAATGACTACTTGTGGCAAAGGACGTATGGCAACTCTGTAACCTAGAATACAAACAATGAAATCTAGTAGTCGACAGTATATCATGAGTGCACAGTCcggtaaaataaaaacaaaaccagAGTAAGGTCCATCTGCTCATGAAAAAGATGAAATATGGTGGTTATCTATCAAGGAAAAAAAATGATCAagttaaattgatttttttttctattttgtgcccattcatttatacactgtacgttacattttcttctaatgtcgtcacttctctttcgatctctccgcgtatttcctgtaattcttcgcaatactctcatctctgccgtttccagtagcctttgcgttgtggctgtgtcgggtcttgtttctgagtcatatgtcattattggtcttacactgactttataaattcttgatttttctgtatttgcttctgtacttgatctctcacttctttgtccaggtctccatagctagacttACTCTTACtatgtcaaacgctttctttaggtcaatcagatacagaaatgctggtctattatactctagtgatttctcagtaatttgctttataaggaatattgcatctgtacacgatcttccactacgaaaaccctgttgttcatttgCTAAACTCATggaataatttattatcacttgtaaaattttagttgtaagttttagctaGTATTTAacaacaagtttatacctctgtagttttctggctgttttttatctccttttttgaatagtagaattagttcgctcgttctccattttcCCGGTATTTTATcgtgttttataattttagtaattaatgttgttaattgttccaTCATTgatgctccacaatatttcagtaattcgtatGGTATCCCGTTTTTACCTGCCGCTTTCTTtccttcaggttttcaagtattttcctaACTTCCTAactatttatattaagttcttcatttatggtaatttctggtgtttccggttctagcgtcgtttgtttttcCTTTGCATAGAGCTCTTTTAGgtatccacgtatccttttctatgtgtttcggttctattagttcctttacatccgttctttgacctcttatgaagcgacatatttccttttgcagaccgtaaaaatcatgttccatttctttcgaaaagcgttaccagtgatcattttttatttttcttataagtgcatgtgttttgtTTCTAATTGTCTCGTAATTATGGTATGTCTCTTGTGTTTTgattgacatgtatttcaggtaagcttttgtTGAATTGGTTGTAGAACCTTGATCGATAATTATAATGGACAATGCACATTACCACAGCCGTCATATCGAAAAAATACAGAATTAGTGTACTTGAAAGACCGACATCGTAGATTGGTTAAAAAACAGATGTGTAGATATTGGTAATTCAATGCTAGAGATTCGAATACTTGATACAGTGTGAAAATATACGAATTCTAACAGCAGATATGCAGTCAACGAAACGGAACGTGAACATCGTATCACCATGCTAAGAACTCCatcatatcattgcgaattaaagtTAAAATGTGGGATATAGACAAGTTCTTATCGAGCCACTTATTATGACTCCAAAAGCAAATAGTGatagtaatttaatattttatgaacCTTGAAGTCACGTAAATGCCAATACATTAAGACATTTATTCCTGTCTCATGTCAAAAGTTAGATAAGGAATACGAATAGCTTTCTCTTAATCATTGGAAGATGATTCCgttcattaataaaaaaagacGGCTGAACAGCTTTAGTATTGCAGAGATTACTATTAAACATTCTAAAGTAAAATGAGGGCATCTAATAATTTTCCCGACTACATTACCACGTTACCATTGACCTACACTCGTCTCTCATCGACCCATCCACAGTCTACGTTTTTAAAACGATAGTGAGCCAATACTAATACTATAATAAAATCTAAACTTTTCGGCTGGGTTTGCGCAATATCGCATTCTTATATTTTTAAGTATACTTACTTCACCGGGATCAACCCACACTGCCAATTCTTGGGGAAGGTTTTCCAAGATATCGGTGATGGGAACACCACTTTCTCTGGCTGCCCTCTCTAGAACTTTATCGATAGGGTCACCTGTTTTTAGGCATCTGAAAGCGGAGCCTTTGAACGGCTTGTCAGGATACCAGTGGCCCTGGAATTTCTCTTTTAAGGCTTTTTCCAACTCTTCGCCGAATATATTTACTCGCCTCCTACGTAAAAACAAGAATTAAAGTGATGAAACATTTACTTATATATACTTATTATATTTACTTTGATTCAAGCCATAAAAGTGGCAAAAGACTATTATTTTTTGCGTTAGCGCCTGATTTGCTATTTTTGCTAGCAATCTCCCCCATCGATAACGTCCTATTAGAACAGAGACCATTCGACTTTTACGCAAAACTTAACAAAACGCACTTACCTTGGGAGTTTGTTGTACAGGTACGAAATTACAAAATTTAGAGCTACTTGCACTTCAATATGCATTTTGAAAATGTGTGGATGTAGTGGGTTCTTCGTTGGGAAAATTTATAAACACattgatttcttttgtttttaagggtGAGTTATGTTTGCTTCTATTCCGTTTCTTTGTGAAATTAAGGTACGTGTCTGAAACAAAAAGACAACTTTTAGTAAAGGGATTTAAAAAAACGTATTCATAAATATTTACGAAATATACATCTATGATATAGCGAGTGAAtgataattatttaatttctttatttaaaattatgtatttaaaacataaataatcGATTTTAACTCTGCCTATGCTAGACACTGCACGAATTGAGTACAGTACGACAAGCGAGAAGTTGAAATCATAACATCAACTTTGGCGGTTATACGTTCTTTtcaacaaaattcttaaataatctttttgagaacgatttctagCTAGTAACAAATTAATGTAATTTAAATTAATGTAATTATAATCAATTGTGAAAACAAAATATCCAAGAAACTGTTTTAACAACCgccaagaagaagaaaaccaaaggGAAGGTCCATTCTTAGTTAGCTGGACAAGTGGAATATGCTGGAGGAACATCttgagaaaataaataataataaaggtaaGACAATCATCTAGAAATATAATTTAGAGATTTTAGAATAGGAATTTCTTTTAGAAAAGCAGCTTTTCTTATGATACTGCCTTTAAACTATATTCAGGATCATTTTGCAGATTTTCGTAAACGTTCATACAAATTTTCTTGGATtgctcattcaaaaaaactttttgttttgaAGCCGTAAACTCTTTTCTACAGTTCCAGTCTCAGTGTCGTTGTTTTTTATATCACTTAAATGATTGTCGACTAACGACTATTACACTTTCTTTACTACTACTTGGGTTCTCTTGCTCCCATGGACGAAAAACTGTAGGTGATTTCTCCCTGgtttaaacattttctttataaaCAAACAGTTTCAAAAAACAAACCACAGAAAAATACTACAAACTTCCTCAAAACAACGAAATTTCAACACACCTCAAAATTAAAGCAATGCACATCTCAATGAATAACCTCGTTGCAAAGATGATAACTACAGTATTCGTTGGACAGTTAACAGGTGAACATCGTTCGATAAATCTGTGCCGTGTCCTTAACTAGTGCTATTATCAAATTAATAGGTATTTAATTTGAAAACAAACCAACCGATCTTCAAAAAAGGTAGgatctaattatttattattatgagtgaatcggggggtggtgttgagccaccccagaataatatatcatcaatggaTACGGAAAacaaaaggtatattaatttaaataatagatataaaataaatgattcagggtattataatgtctttgtagaatctacagacaaaaacttgtcccgtttatcaccagtacgtgtcggtcattatctacttaaaaaccaatattttaaacacgatgtactagacattaaacctgttggcagaaataaggtaaaagtaatttttaaaacttatacttgcgcaaattctttaattgaacatgagcttattaaggataataaacttgtagcgtatattccatcattttttactcaaaagaagggaattattagggaagtcgatacgtttttggatgaaaagtatattttagaaaatattgtttcagataaaaatattgtcgaagtaaaaaggttaaaacggaaaataattgattcggataatgaaacaattcttgtacctcgccagatggtcattttgacatttgaaggaaatagcattcctaagactgttaatttagacttggttaggtttaatgttgaacaatatatatacccggttgttcagtgttttaattgctttcgtttcggtcatactgctcggcaatgcaaatcaacatcaaatcgttgtaaaaaatgtagtcaaactcataataataatgaaacatgcactaactccctattttgtttacattgcaactccactgaacacaactcactctctaaacagtgtcctgcatttaaacaccaatacaaaataaaatcaataatggctttagaaaacactacctttaaagaggcagaaaccatagctaacaatccttcatacgccaaggtaactacaaataatagattcagtatcctcaatactatacaaaatttccccgccttaacccctaacatccctgaaggtacaaatcaaaatcaatcctatgtacctaccattaaaaaaacaagaaacaagcgTAAAGCTATATCTCCTACTGCGATCAAAAACGCACCAACTTTCCCAAGATTTCCAAATGCTACAAACACCTCATCCCAACCTATAATCCctaatccctacagggacgagtttatggcgtataaagaaaaaatagaatgtaaaataatcaatgaaattccagccttgatagaaaatatcatcaagaaaattaaccctaaaatatttttacctaacttacaaaaaaatacaaaagaagaaattgaaaaaatgttgaacaacctaacagatattgaaagcgatggggaacaacaggacatttaacatactgcagtggaactgtcaatctataaataaacataaacctagtttacttaattatctcgagcacaatgttgttgatgtcattctgcttaatgaaacatggctttctaaaaataaaaattttggtttaacaggttacaacgttatcagaagcgatagacctgatggttacggtggtgtagccatcctcatatcaaataatctttgttttactgaaattaatgtaacgaaaaactttaataaaggtattgaaacgtgtgctgtttttatagaacaaattaaattggtaatcgtttgtatttataaaccacccaaagtgatagtcaataatagagattgggaaaagcttttaactcaatttagtggtagggttgtcattggtggggacttcaatggacaccacagtaggtggggttccttgaaggattccgctcagggcaagtgtatagtagacgcgcttgataacagtaatttagttctgctaaacgactgtagaccgaccaaagtaacaagacctaatgaacttccatcaatggtggatctatcccttgttacaccaaatctaattggatataccacatgggatcctgtttccgatactctgggttcaactcacttacctatagtaatcaccatcgacttggactatcacccatgtacaataattccttcatccaaatggaaagagtcttcagcaAACTGGAATATCTTCAAAGGccatatagaaaaaacattatccgaaaatataaccgataatatcacttcagcggaacgttttgacttcctgttaaagacaattgacgatgctgcctcattttctatgaatatcaagaattcctttcagccaaaatctcgaattccagtctggtgggattatgaatgcaaaaatatgatcatttcacgaaaagttgcatacaaaagatacattgaagcatcaaattttgaaaactatattaaatacaaacaaattcaagccaaaagtaaactcctctttacaaacaaacaaaaaagttcgtggattaactttgtaaatactttaaacaaaaatactcccatcagtaaaatttggaattttgttaataaactagtgaataaaaattaccgtacaagacgatatcccctgccaaatgaactaatagaagagttgctcgacaaatttgctccgccatatgttgaccttcctattcaggataacaataaaactagtaaatacaatattttccaggaaagttttgatatgatagaatttgaggctgcacttaagtcttcaaagtcctcggctccggggcgcgatcaaattacttataacataatatatgaattacctcttatagctaaacaaagtttactaacaattttcaacgattggcttttcaatggaagatatgtggatcatatgaaagaaatagttatttgtttaattcttaaacctaataaagataaaacactctcctcttcttacagaccgatatcattaatgtcttgcatatgcaagacatttgaaagact is drawn from Diabrotica undecimpunctata isolate CICGRU chromosome 5, icDiaUnde3, whole genome shotgun sequence and contains these coding sequences:
- the Tob gene encoding uncharacterized protein Tob produces the protein MHIEVQVALNFVISYLYNKLPRRRVNIFGEELEKALKEKFQGHWYPDKPFKGSAFRCLKTGDPIDKVLERAARESGVPITDILENLPQELAVWVDPGEVSYRIGEKGAVKILFSDKGDPQDEHSADREVTKTFNPEAQCFRPIECVTSSMNNLSISPKTLTPFTANPPQNNAVGAQLHQQIPISQHNGNQAPPNNQINHLSSPSLAPSPTLNTSYKGSPSPVPAFIPRTTTPLTFTTATFAQTKFGSTKLKTSSKRANRMSPTEFSNYIKQRAMQQQLHQQAPHHSPAGRALSPDPSTYYFPHGHYPPQFPPRSVFESSNQFLSPDVYPGKLPFEHSTPLGPYYPNNGQVGAPPSAPTTPQDNGKLIDNNWPYPTAGQYQHLLVAN